ATAAAGAGCGCCAATTCTTTGATGTGGTCAATTTGGTAAACCGCGTTAGTATGCCATCGGATGATTTATGTTATGGCAATGCCGTGCTGGCTCAGTCATTGCAAATCGGTTGGGTAACGTCTTTCTTTTCAAACCCCGCCATTGAGAAGGTTAACCAGTTTCGTTATGCAGGACTGGCACTTAAAGTATTAACGAGCTTAATCGTGATCGCAATGGGGTTTGTGATTATTAAGTCCAGCTTAGAGAATCATTTTTTAGATCATCAACAAGATTTGTTTCATCAAGTAGCGCAGTCTTTACAGATTCAAAAAAATCACTTAATCAAGGAGCTTGATGGACAAGTAATATCCCAGGATATGCAAGCTGTGGTCCAATTTGCTGACCAACTAAAACACATATCTACAACACGGCCTTATGGTTTAGATTTAGATTCGTTAGCCGAACTATTTAGCCGTCATACCAAAATTAAGGTCGAACAGCTTCGCTGGCAACCACTTAATCAGTTTGATGATAGTCAGCAAAAAGTAACAATTCGAGGCCAGGTGTATCCGTTTGACGGACAATATAAACCGATTACTCAAGCCTTAAATGCGTTTGCGGACGATTTAACTCAACATCCAGGTATTGATAAAGTTGAATTTTTACAAAAACCATTTAGTGAGGATCAATCACAAGGGCAACGCGTCCAGGCTGGACGAGATATTCGAGCCTTACCATTTAGTTTAGAGTGGGTCATGAACTCGAACTCTTTTCAAAAGGGTAAGCCATGAATAAGTTAGACTTAATTTTTAGTACGCGTTATTTTCAGCGCTTAATATTTTGGCCGTTAATGGGATTAATCTTGGCCTTGGTTTTGGCTTGGATTGTTTATGATCAATTTCTTAAGCCGGTCAGCCAGCAAATTCAGCAGGTCTATAGTCAAGAGCAATTAGTTAATCGATTGGTACAACAAGTTGATCAATTAAAGCAAGAGCAAGTTGTTACAGAATCTTACCAACAAGATTTTGTAATGCTCGATCAGCAAGGCTTTGTGCAACCTGTTGACAGAGTAGGCTGGACCGATCGTTTAAACCAAGTCAGCCAGGCCTGGTTATTAAGCGGTCTGAGTGTGCAATTTGAAGCTGAAAAGCGAGTTAACGCCTCCGATGTTAAACAGCTTCAGGTATCGCAGTCTATTTTTTATCGAAATAAATTGATGCTTAACTTAAGGTTGCAATCCGATATGGATTATTTAAAGTTAATCGATTGGCTGCGTCAGAACGTCAGTCCATTTTTTTTGATTGAACATTGTGATCTCCAGCTTCAGCGTACTGGGGTTGATGTAGAGCTAACATTCAAACCAGAGCAGGGGAATATTATGATGCGCTGCGGTTTGCAGCTGCTACGCGCAGAACCTGCAGCTTTTGATCCACTGAAGTGGCGTTAAGTATGATGAGTCAAACCCTGTCAGCCGTGAGTTTTAAAAGCCGAATATTTAAAGTCTTTATGTGTCAGTTGGTTATGCTGGCGAGCCTGCTTGGCGCATCCTTTGTTCAGGCGGAAATCCCTGCTCTATTAATGACGCCTGAACAGCGCCAAACAATTGATAGAGCGCGCCAGACTTATTTAACTCAACCTGTTGAAAAAGCATCGGTCAAAACAGAAGCACGAGGCCTGGTGATTGAAGACAAGACGTTATTAGTGAGTGCGATTTTAAATCATAATGGCGATAAGCGAGTCCAGATAAATGGTGTAATTTATAAAGAATCCGAATTGAAACAGGGCATTCAAGTGCATCGTATTGGTAATCAAACGATTACTTTAACGGCCAATGGCAAGTGGGGACGTGCCAGAATTGGGGTGTTGTACGATTTAAATGATTGGCCAGTTGAACCTGAAAGCAAAATCCGAACGAGTCCTTAATAACAAACTAGGCACGTTTAATGAGATTGACGACATCTGTTTGCACCCTAAAACGATAAGCTGGGTTTAAGATAAAATCTTCTTATAAGTGTTTGGTTATATTCTATTAAAATCGGCTTGCAATTTATCTGGAAACACGTCAGAATTACCAACGCTAGAGAGGCAAAACCTATTTGGAGTATTCAATGAAACAATTAACTCTTAAAGCTTTGTTTCTGTCAGGTGTTGCGGCATTCTCAATGAATGTTCATGCTTCTTCTGTCTATGATCAGTGTGTTGACGATGCACAAAAGCTAATTGCAGCAGGTATCGAGGGTGGTAACACAGCGGCACGTGAAGTGCAGCAGTCTACTACTATTGATCAGTGTAAAGCGGCATTAACTGAGATCGAAGCTAAGTATGAAGGCCAGTTTAAATTTGAAAAAGACGGTAAGGAGTACGTACGTGCCCCTTATTCAGTCATGACGGCTGAAGATCGTGAAATGTGGGCAACCCTTTTCAACGCGATCGACACCAAAAATTTCATGGGCGTTCGTTACCTGATGGCTGTTTACTATCGTCAATAAAATCCCTTCTATTGACAATAGGTGATGCTATCTCGAAAAGCCGGTTTAATAACCGGCTTTTTTTATGCCAAAAATAAATCTAAAATTTGGATTTTATGTGACGACTAAAAACCTATTCGTACAAGTTTATGAGTGTTTGACCTGTGCCGATCTAGATCGAAAAGTACGATTGTTGGATGGCCTGTTAGTTGACTGGACGCAGCAGAACTTTAATTTTGAGCCCTTAGATAAGGTTGAGCGAATCGCTGATCCTGGGCGGCCAGCGAAACCTGAGCTGGTCGCACCCAAAAAACTCTTGCGTCGTCGTATTGGTTCGCCAGAAGGTCATGCTGCTTTAATGCATGCGATTGCACATATCGAATTTAATGCGATTAACTTAGCTTTAGATGCGGTTTACCGATTCCAACATATGCCACGCGATTATTATGCGGATTGGCTTGGCGTAGCGGGGGAGGAGGCTTACCATTTTCAAATGATCCGAGAACATCTGTTTACTTTGGGCTATGAATATGGTGATCTAGCAGCCCATAATGGCCTATGGTTAACCACTTACGAAACCGATCATGATGTGTTGGTACGGATGGCGATGGTGCCGCGCACATTAGAGGCACGTGGGTTGGATGTAACGCCGGATATGATCAAACGTTTGCGCGCGATTGGAGACCATCGTGGCGTTGAAATTTTAAAGATTTTATTGCGAGATGAAATCGGTCATGTTGCGGTTGGTACGCGATGGTATCGGTATGTCTGTGATGAGCGCGACTTAAACCCGTTTGATGAGTTTCAGTCTATTTTAACGACTTACTTCCATGGGGATATTCGCGGGCCTTTTAACTATGATGCACGCCAAAAGGCCGGCTTTTCAGAACAAGAGATAGCTTGGTTAAAATCCATGGAAGCGCAAACCTTTGAGAAAACCAATGACTGACAAAGAGTTGACTCGTCTGTCGGAAACGCAGCGCATGCGTATTCAACTTCGCCATAAAGCCTCAATTGAGCGCTTTGGTTATCAACCACAAGCCTTGTTTTGGACGGATAGAGACGTGCAAAAACAGCGGTTTGAAGTACTAACGAAGTTGATCCCTCATATCGAAAAACCCAACCACCAGGCCTGGTCTATCTTGGATGTTGGCTGTGGATTCGCGGATTTTTACGCTTATTTACGGCTAGCCGGTTATCACATAAATTACAGCGGGGTGGATATATCCCCCGACATGATTTATAGCGCCCGTTGTTTGCACCCAGAAATACAGTTGTTTGAAGGCGAGCTGGTGGATCAGCAATTTGATAATGAATCATTCGATTTTGTATTCTTATCGGGTGCTTTAAACGAGGTGGTGGATGAAACCGGTGCTTATGCCAAATCAGTTATTCGTGATCTGTATCGGATCGCTCGTTTGGGCGTTGGGTTTAACTTGTTAAATAAACGTAACCCTTGGATTCAATCGAGACCGGATTTACAAAGCTTTTATCCCGCCTCTATTGCCGCTTTTTGTGAGCGATTTGCCTATAAAGTCGATTGGCGCTCGGATTACCTGCCTAACGATTTTAGTGTGTTTTTAAAAAAACGGGATGTTAAAGCATGCGTTTAGGGATCGATTTAGGTGGTACAAAAATTGAAATCGTGGCGTTAGATGCGGATAACACGATTCGGTTACGTGAGCGCGTGGCATCACCGATAGGTTTTTACACGGAAACCTTGGATGCGATTGTGGACTTAGTGCGCCAAGCTGAACACAAGATTGGTCAAACCGGAAGCGTCGGACTTGGCATTCCGGGTGCGATTTCGGCAAAGACGGGCCGGGTTAAAAATGCGAATTCGACCTGGTTGATTGGCGAAGACCTCCAAGGCGATTTGCAAGCTCGCCTAAAACGCGAAGTGCGAATTGCCAACGACGCGAATTGTTTTGCTCTTTCCGAGGCATCCCAAGGTGCCGCCCGACATGCTCGAAGTGTGTTTGGTGTAATTGTTGGAACAGGTTGCGGCGGTGGCTTGGTATTAGATGGAAAAATTATAGCTGGCGCCAATGCTATCGCAGGAGAGTGGGGGCATAATCCACTGCCTTGGCCTGTTGAGGAAGACGCGAGCCTGGCTTGCTATTGTGGCCAAAAAAACTGCATTGAAACTTTTTTATCGGGAAGTGGCCTAGCTCAGCGTTATAGGTTTGAAACTGGCGATGACGGCTCGGCACAGAAAATTGTGAGCTTAATGCGACAAGGTCATCTACCTGCACAGAAGATGATGGATCGATATTATAATTGGATGGCAAAAGGCTTGGCTTCGGTGATTAATGTGTATGATCCGGAGGTGGTTGTGTTGGGCGGTGGCTTAAGCCAAATTGACGAGCTTTATACTGAAGTACCTAAGCGTTGGACGCAGTGGGTATTTAGTGATCAGGTCGTGACTGAATTAAAACCGCCCATGTTTGGCGATTCAAGTGGCGTAATTGGTGCCGCTTGGTTATGGGGAAAAGGACGAGAATAAATATGAAAACCTTGACTGATTTGAATGAATTAGACCAAATGATTGCGGAACAACCAGGCCTGGTGGTGTTGTTTGGTGGCGAGCATTGTGGGGTTTGTCAGGTCATTAAACCTAAACTGGAAACCATGTTGGCGGAGCGTTATCCACGCTTACAAATCGTTTATATTGATTGTCAGCAAAGCCAAACCCTGTGCGCGCAAAAGTCAGTCTTTAGTTTACCGGTGGTGCAGGTGTATTTTGATCGTCAGCGTTTTATTGAAAAGGCGCGCAGTTTTAGCCTGCAGGCCTTGTTGGATGAAATTGAGCGCCCATATGATTTGTTGTTTAATGCGGCTGAATAAGTCAGAGCTCCTGGCGTGGTGCATTAGTCACAAGATTTAATAAAACTGATAATGTTTCAGCACCGCTTGTTTGACCCGCCATTGACAACTTAAGCCAGCCGGGAAAGTTACCAAATCACCCGCTTTAATCAATACAGGCTCACCTTGTTCAGGTGTGACCAAAACCTCACCTTGAAGCAGATAGCAAACTTCAGAGCTGTCATAATACCAATCAAACTCTGAAGGTTCTTTTTGCCAAGTTGGCCAGTGACGAACGCCTAGTTTATCAAGCTCAGTTTGAGCGGGGTTCGATTGAATAATAATGGGTAACATGATTGTTTCCTTGGGTTTTACGCTGATTGGCCGTTATTCTAGCAAAGACTTATTAAAACTGATTAATAAAGGCGGGCATTATGTTTGTGGTTTACAGTCCAGAAGGGCGCAATTTTATTGGCGCAGAGCCAACCAATAAGGCCACTAAGATTAATGCGGTTACGCCAGTTGAGTTTGATGAGACCATGATGGAATTAGATAAGGAT
The Thiomicrospira pelophila DSM 1534 genome window above contains:
- a CDS encoding ferritin-like domain-containing protein — its product is MTTKNLFVQVYECLTCADLDRKVRLLDGLLVDWTQQNFNFEPLDKVERIADPGRPAKPELVAPKKLLRRRIGSPEGHAALMHAIAHIEFNAINLALDAVYRFQHMPRDYYADWLGVAGEEAYHFQMIREHLFTLGYEYGDLAAHNGLWLTTYETDHDVLVRMAMVPRTLEARGLDVTPDMIKRLRAIGDHRGVEILKILLRDEIGHVAVGTRWYRYVCDERDLNPFDEFQSILTTYFHGDIRGPFNYDARQKAGFSEQEIAWLKSMEAQTFEKTND
- a CDS encoding thioredoxin family protein — encoded protein: MKTLTDLNELDQMIAEQPGLVVLFGGEHCGVCQVIKPKLETMLAERYPRLQIVYIDCQQSQTLCAQKSVFSLPVVQVYFDRQRFIEKARSFSLQALLDEIERPYDLLFNAAE
- a CDS encoding class I SAM-dependent methyltransferase, which translates into the protein MTDKELTRLSETQRMRIQLRHKASIERFGYQPQALFWTDRDVQKQRFEVLTKLIPHIEKPNHQAWSILDVGCGFADFYAYLRLAGYHINYSGVDISPDMIYSARCLHPEIQLFEGELVDQQFDNESFDFVFLSGALNEVVDETGAYAKSVIRDLYRIARLGVGFNLLNKRNPWIQSRPDLQSFYPASIAAFCERFAYKVDWRSDYLPNDFSVFLKKRDVKACV
- a CDS encoding cupin domain-containing protein codes for the protein MLPIIIQSNPAQTELDKLGVRHWPTWQKEPSEFDWYYDSSEVCYLLQGEVLVTPEQGEPVLIKAGDLVTFPAGLSCQWRVKQAVLKHYQFY
- a CDS encoding ROK family protein, which encodes MRLGIDLGGTKIEIVALDADNTIRLRERVASPIGFYTETLDAIVDLVRQAEHKIGQTGSVGLGIPGAISAKTGRVKNANSTWLIGEDLQGDLQARLKREVRIANDANCFALSEASQGAARHARSVFGVIVGTGCGGGLVLDGKIIAGANAIAGEWGHNPLPWPVEEDASLACYCGQKNCIETFLSGSGLAQRYRFETGDDGSAQKIVSLMRQGHLPAQKMMDRYYNWMAKGLASVINVYDPEVVVLGGGLSQIDELYTEVPKRWTQWVFSDQVVTELKPPMFGDSSGVIGAAWLWGKGRE